From the genome of Halorussus caseinilyticus, one region includes:
- a CDS encoding serpin family protein yields MTLRRRETLALSGALLAGLAGCTGSDDPATTETETTTRETTESHPDPTETTTEESPDFADLDAPPFPDIDPETDPELPENLLADQIRGNVGFALDLLGVLRDQHDDPNLFVSPYSVSVALAMTYAGARGETAAEMADALNLALDGEDFHAAFGSLAAEFERRNEDGQEANVSVMSDEEKDAGPAFEFTTANAAWGQDGYPFREAYLDLLDAYYGAGLRLADFTGDPETARERINSWVAERTDDRIENLLPRESIDAATRLVLTNAVYFSARWKVPFSEDETEPRPFTALDGTTAEVPTMHESIETQYAEVGGHQLVELPYANGQTSMVVVLPAEGEFEAFERALTVDRLAIMLDRTTDALVDLALPKFEIESAVGLVEAMQSLGMKRAFTGSADFTGMAEASDLFVSDIVHQSFVSVDERGTEAAAATAAILAESAPAKQAEMTVNRPFLFYIRDRPTETPLFVGRVTELSEN; encoded by the coding sequence ATGACCCTCCGACGCCGCGAAACCCTCGCGCTGTCCGGTGCCCTCCTCGCCGGACTCGCGGGGTGTACCGGAAGCGACGACCCGGCGACGACCGAAACCGAGACCACGACCCGCGAGACCACCGAGAGCCACCCTGACCCGACCGAGACGACCACCGAGGAGTCGCCCGACTTCGCGGACCTCGACGCGCCGCCGTTCCCCGACATCGACCCCGAGACCGACCCCGAACTCCCCGAGAACCTGCTGGCCGACCAGATTCGTGGCAACGTCGGGTTCGCACTCGACCTGCTCGGAGTCCTGCGCGACCAGCACGACGACCCAAACCTCTTCGTCTCGCCCTACAGCGTCTCGGTCGCGCTGGCGATGACCTACGCCGGGGCGCGCGGCGAGACGGCCGCGGAGATGGCCGACGCGCTGAACCTCGCCCTCGACGGCGAGGACTTCCACGCGGCGTTCGGGTCGCTCGCGGCCGAGTTCGAGCGCCGCAACGAGGACGGGCAGGAGGCCAACGTCTCGGTGATGTCCGACGAAGAGAAGGACGCGGGTCCGGCGTTCGAGTTCACCACGGCGAACGCGGCGTGGGGGCAGGACGGCTACCCCTTCCGCGAGGCGTACCTCGACCTGCTCGACGCCTACTACGGCGCGGGCCTGCGACTCGCGGACTTCACGGGCGACCCGGAGACCGCCCGCGAGCGAATCAACTCGTGGGTCGCCGAGCGGACCGACGACCGAATCGAGAACCTGCTCCCGCGGGAGTCCATCGACGCGGCGACTCGACTCGTGCTGACCAACGCCGTCTACTTCTCGGCGCGGTGGAAGGTGCCGTTCTCCGAGGACGAGACCGAACCCCGGCCCTTCACCGCGCTCGACGGGACGACGGCCGAGGTGCCGACGATGCACGAGTCCATCGAGACCCAGTACGCCGAAGTCGGCGGCCACCAGTTGGTCGAACTCCCCTACGCCAACGGCCAGACGAGCATGGTCGTCGTCCTCCCCGCCGAAGGCGAGTTCGAGGCGTTCGAGCGGGCGCTGACCGTGGACCGCCTCGCCATCATGCTCGACCGGACGACCGACGCGCTGGTGGACCTCGCGCTCCCGAAGTTCGAAATCGAGTCGGCGGTCGGTCTGGTCGAGGCCATGCAGTCGCTCGGGATGAAGCGAGCGTTCACCGGGTCGGCGGACTTCACCGGGATGGCCGAGGCGAGCGACCTGTTCGTCAGCGACATCGTTCACCAGAGCTTCGTGTCGGTGGACGAACGCGGCACCGAGGCCGCGGCCGCGACTGCCGCGATACTCGCCGAGAGCGCCCCGGCGAAGCAGGCAGAGATGACGGTGAACAGGCCGTTTCTGTTCTACATCCGGGACAGACCGACCGAGACACCGCTGTTCGTCGGGCGCGTGACGGAACTCTCGGAGAACTGA
- a CDS encoding A/G-specific adenine glycosylase, whose product MSDAESDADYALPEDLPAVRDALISWYENDHRQFPWRETDDAYEILVSEVMSQQTQLGRVVTAWEAFLDEWPTPRALADADRADVVGFWTDHSLGYNNRAKYLHEAARQVVEGVPSETEREDGEAVEPGEFPDSPDELRNLMGVGPYTANAVASFAFNNGDAVVDTNVKRVLHRAFDVPDDDAAFEDAASEAMPDGESRVWNNAIMELGGVACEQSPKCDSAGCPWREWCHAYETGDFTAPDVPTQPSFEGSRRQFRGKVISILKEYDELALDKLGPRVRVDYAPSGEYGREWLRDLLSDLADDGLVEVDSDTAGDGESSDGETVARLRR is encoded by the coding sequence ATGAGCGACGCCGAATCGGACGCCGACTACGCGCTCCCCGAGGACCTCCCGGCGGTCCGCGACGCCCTGATTTCGTGGTACGAGAACGACCACCGCCAGTTCCCGTGGCGCGAGACCGACGACGCCTACGAGATTCTGGTCTCGGAGGTCATGAGCCAGCAGACCCAACTCGGCCGGGTCGTGACCGCGTGGGAGGCATTTCTCGACGAGTGGCCGACTCCCCGAGCGCTCGCCGACGCGGACCGCGCCGACGTGGTTGGCTTCTGGACCGACCACAGTCTCGGCTACAACAACCGCGCGAAGTACCTCCACGAGGCCGCCCGGCAGGTCGTGGAGGGCGTTCCGTCGGAGACGGAACGAGAAGACGGCGAAGCCGTCGAACCCGGCGAGTTTCCCGACTCGCCCGACGAACTCCGGAACCTGATGGGCGTCGGGCCGTACACCGCGAACGCGGTGGCCTCCTTCGCGTTCAACAACGGCGACGCCGTGGTGGACACCAACGTCAAGCGCGTCCTCCACCGCGCGTTCGACGTGCCCGACGACGACGCGGCCTTCGAGGACGCCGCCAGCGAAGCGATGCCCGACGGCGAGTCGCGCGTCTGGAACAACGCCATCATGGAACTGGGCGGGGTCGCCTGCGAGCAGTCGCCCAAGTGCGACTCGGCGGGATGCCCGTGGCGCGAGTGGTGTCACGCCTACGAGACCGGCGACTTCACCGCGCCCGACGTGCCCACCCAACCGAGTTTCGAGGGAAGCAGGCGGCAGTTCCGGGGGAAGGTCATCTCGATTCTGAAGGAGTACGACGAACTGGCGCTGGACAAACTCGGTCCTCGTGTCCGAGTCGATTACGCGCCCAGCGGCGAGTACGGACGGGAGTGGCTGAGAGACCTGCTCTCGGATTTGGCCGACGACGGACTGGTGGAAGTCGATTCGGACACCGCGGGCGACGGCGAGTCGAGCGACGGCGAGACCGTCGCTCGACTCCGGCGGTGA
- a CDS encoding YgaP family membrane protein yields the protein MQKNVGGFDRTVRLILGPVLLVVVLAWLLGAIALELWLAAVALLVGAILTVTGLTQKCPANSLLGMNTFRREGETEDERPAETAR from the coding sequence ATGCAAAAGAACGTCGGCGGATTCGACCGAACGGTGCGATTGATACTCGGTCCGGTACTGCTGGTAGTCGTCCTCGCGTGGTTGCTCGGTGCAATCGCGCTGGAGTTGTGGCTCGCGGCGGTGGCGTTGCTCGTCGGCGCGATTCTGACCGTCACCGGACTGACCCAGAAGTGCCCGGCCAACAGCCTTCTCGGGATGAACACCTTCCGTCGGGAGGGCGAGACCGAGGACGAGCGACCCGCAGAGACGGCACGGTAA
- a CDS encoding RNase P subunit p30 family protein, whose translation MPLYEGVHAHPDGDSTVARFAATAVEYDFDGVVVRNHSDSTADYDAERIGDEYGVDVVEAIEIRADNPDVAAGHVGNYRPKQTILAVHGGTNAMNRFAVESDRVDVLAHPMRGRGDFNHVLAKAAAEHEVRVEFDLSRVLRDDGGPRVQALQDLRKLREIVTQYDAPFVVSANPGSHLQLRAPRELAAVGETIGFSADQIRRGLEAWATLAERNRERMSDEFIAPGVKRGRYEEEP comes from the coding sequence ATGCCACTCTACGAAGGCGTCCACGCCCATCCCGACGGCGACAGCACCGTGGCGCGCTTCGCGGCCACCGCCGTCGAGTACGACTTCGACGGCGTGGTCGTGCGCAACCACAGCGATTCGACCGCCGACTACGACGCCGAGCGAATCGGCGACGAGTACGGCGTGGACGTGGTGGAAGCCATCGAGATTCGGGCCGACAACCCCGACGTGGCCGCGGGCCACGTCGGTAACTACCGACCCAAGCAGACGATTCTGGCGGTCCACGGCGGGACCAACGCGATGAACCGCTTCGCCGTCGAGTCCGACCGCGTGGACGTGTTGGCCCACCCGATGCGGGGTCGCGGCGACTTCAACCACGTGCTGGCGAAGGCCGCGGCCGAACACGAGGTTCGCGTCGAGTTCGACCTCTCGCGGGTCCTCCGGGACGACGGCGGACCGCGCGTGCAGGCCCTCCAAGACCTGCGAAAGCTTCGGGAAATCGTGACGCAGTACGACGCGCCGTTCGTCGTCAGCGCGAACCCCGGTTCGCACCTCCAACTCCGGGCACCGCGCGAGTTGGCCGCGGTGGGCGAGACCATCGGCTTCTCCGCCGACCAGATTCGGCGGGGTCTCGAAGCGTGGGCCACCCTCGCCGAGCGAAACCGCGAGCGGATGTCCGACGAGTTCATTGCGCCCGGAGTCAAACGCGGCAGGTATGAAGAAGAGCCTTGA
- a CDS encoding class I SAM-dependent methyltransferase yields MKKSLEEHASRFDEVAGEYDDSQNDTDEYRACVSLVVDHANPGPDDTVADLGTGTGAIALALADDAGEVLGRDISDGMMEQAREKAESQGIENVAFAEGRFREPNVDSADVVVSNFAMHHLSDEEKREAIEAIAELGPRKFVLGDVMFFGTPDPDEPFYSPEVDDPSTVGHLADALTEAGFALTAVEKVHEQVGVLVAERGNGE; encoded by the coding sequence ATGAAGAAGAGCCTTGAGGAACACGCCTCGCGCTTCGACGAGGTGGCGGGCGAGTACGACGACAGTCAGAACGACACCGACGAGTACCGCGCCTGCGTCTCGCTGGTGGTGGACCACGCGAATCCCGGTCCCGACGACACCGTGGCGGACCTCGGTACCGGAACCGGCGCAATCGCGCTGGCGCTGGCCGACGACGCGGGCGAAGTCCTCGGCCGGGACATCAGCGACGGCATGATGGAACAGGCCCGCGAGAAAGCCGAGTCGCAGGGCATCGAGAACGTCGCGTTCGCCGAAGGACGCTTCCGCGAACCCAACGTCGATTCGGCCGACGTGGTGGTCTCGAACTTCGCCATGCACCACCTCAGCGACGAGGAGAAGCGCGAGGCTATCGAGGCGATTGCCGAGTTGGGTCCGCGGAAGTTCGTCCTCGGCGACGTGATGTTCTTCGGCACGCCCGACCCCGACGAACCCTTCTACAGTCCCGAGGTGGACGACCCTTCGACGGTGGGCCATCTGGCCGACGCGCTGACCGAAGCGGGGTTCGCGCTGACCGCCGTAGAGAAGGTTCACGAGCAGGTGGGCGTGTTGGTGGCCGAGCGCGGAAACGGCGAGTAA
- a CDS encoding Rpp14/Pop5 family protein: protein MKHLPKHLRPRWRYLAVELEAWPDADFDRRDFQRSVWFAAQNLLGDAGSADADLQVLHFEFDDATGEAIVRARHGHADDARAALACVDEIRNDPVGLRVCGISGTVRACEEKYLGADGQIRDERKVVFGDAKRSAVERDGLLDVRTDGAFAGATELDFE, encoded by the coding sequence ATGAAACACCTCCCCAAGCACCTCCGACCGCGGTGGCGCTACCTCGCCGTCGAACTCGAAGCGTGGCCCGACGCCGACTTCGACCGCCGGGACTTCCAGCGGAGCGTCTGGTTCGCGGCCCAGAACCTGCTCGGCGACGCCGGGAGCGCCGACGCCGACCTGCAAGTCCTCCACTTCGAGTTCGACGACGCCACCGGCGAGGCCATCGTTCGCGCCCGACACGGCCACGCCGACGACGCCCGCGCCGCCCTCGCCTGCGTGGACGAAATCCGAAACGACCCCGTAGGCCTTCGCGTGTGCGGTATAAGCGGTACGGTCCGTGCCTGTGAAGAAAAGTATTTAGGAGCAGACGGCCAAATTCGGGACGAGAGAAAAGTCGTGTTCGGGGACGCAAAGCGGTCCGCCGTCGAGCGAGACGGACTCCTCGACGTGCGAACCGACGGCGCGTTCGCGGGCGCGACGGAACTCGATTTCGAGTGA
- the psmA gene encoding archaeal proteasome endopeptidase complex subunit alpha, with translation MQGQAQQQAYDRGITIFSPDGRLYQVEYAREAVKRGTASIGVRTEGGVVLAVDKRIRSELMERTSVEKIHKADDHIGIASAGHVADARQLIDFARQQAQVNRLRYGEPIGVETLTKEVTDHIQQYTQVGGARPFGVALIIGGIEDGEPRLYETDPSGTPYEWKALAVGADRGEIQEYLEDNYSESMDLDGGIELALRALGSVNDDELSPEGVGIATIDAETEEFLELSNDETEEYLAELDLLGGGDDEGEPEEE, from the coding sequence ATGCAGGGACAAGCCCAACAGCAGGCCTACGACCGTGGGATTACCATCTTCTCCCCGGACGGACGGCTCTATCAGGTCGAATATGCCCGCGAAGCCGTCAAGCGCGGCACGGCGAGTATCGGCGTCCGTACGGAAGGCGGCGTCGTGCTGGCCGTGGACAAGCGAATCCGCTCGGAGCTGATGGAGCGGACCAGCGTCGAGAAGATTCACAAGGCCGACGACCACATCGGCATCGCTTCCGCGGGCCACGTCGCCGACGCCCGCCAACTCATCGACTTCGCCCGACAGCAGGCACAGGTCAACCGCCTGCGCTACGGCGAACCCATCGGCGTCGAGACGCTGACCAAGGAAGTCACCGACCACATCCAGCAGTACACGCAGGTCGGCGGCGCGCGACCGTTCGGCGTCGCGCTCATCATCGGCGGTATCGAGGACGGCGAACCGCGCCTCTACGAGACCGACCCGTCGGGGACGCCCTACGAGTGGAAGGCGCTGGCCGTCGGCGCGGACCGCGGCGAGATTCAGGAGTACCTCGAAGACAACTACAGCGAGTCGATGGACTTGGACGGCGGCATCGAACTCGCGCTCCGCGCGCTGGGTTCGGTCAACGACGACGAACTCAGTCCGGAGGGCGTCGGCATCGCCACCATCGACGCCGAAACCGAGGAGTTCCTCGAACTCTCGAACGACGAGACCGAGGAGTACCTCGCCGAACTCGACCTTCTCGGCGGCGGCGACGACGAAGGCGAACCGGAAGAAGAGTAA
- a CDS encoding cob(I)yrinic acid a,c-diamide adenosyltransferase: MKIYTGRGDEGQTDLRDMSRVSKASPRIEAYGTVDEVNALVGRVRPTGHDDVDGHLREIQNHLHVVQADFANPDPDEDDPAVREEHVEQLETWMDDYDDELEPLQSFILPGGGDDGARLHHARTVCRRAERRAVALQADEDVNDTAVTYLNRLSDALFVFGRVVNRRDGVPEESPTY, encoded by the coding sequence ATGAAGATTTACACCGGTCGCGGCGACGAGGGCCAGACCGACCTCCGGGACATGTCGCGGGTCTCGAAGGCCAGCCCCCGAATCGAAGCCTACGGCACGGTAGACGAGGTGAACGCGCTGGTCGGGCGCGTCCGGCCGACGGGCCACGACGACGTGGACGGCCACCTCCGGGAGATTCAGAACCACCTCCACGTCGTGCAGGCCGACTTCGCCAACCCCGACCCCGACGAGGACGACCCGGCGGTCCGCGAGGAACACGTCGAGCAACTCGAAACGTGGATGGACGACTACGACGACGAACTCGAACCCCTCCAGTCGTTCATCCTCCCCGGCGGCGGCGACGACGGCGCGCGACTCCACCACGCCCGGACGGTGTGTCGCCGCGCGGAACGCCGCGCCGTGGCCCTCCAAGCGGACGAGGACGTAAACGACACCGCGGTCACGTACCTGAACCGCCTCTCGGACGCCCTGTTCGTCTTCGGCCGCGTGGTCAACCGGCGCGACGGCGTTCCCGAGGAGTCGCCGACGTACTGA
- a CDS encoding glutaredoxin family protein has protein sequence MSVTLYALDGCPYCETVHDALDDYGVEYETHWVEPLHSDRDEVKRASGQRGVPVLIDDDSGVTMAESENIVAYVETSLA, from the coding sequence ATGTCCGTCACACTATACGCGCTCGACGGCTGTCCGTACTGCGAGACGGTCCACGACGCCCTCGACGACTACGGCGTCGAGTACGAGACCCACTGGGTCGAACCGCTCCACTCCGACCGCGACGAGGTGAAGCGAGCCAGCGGTCAGCGCGGCGTCCCGGTGCTGATAGACGACGACAGCGGCGTGACGATGGCCGAGAGCGAGAACATCGTGGCGTACGTCGAGACATCGCTGGCGTGA
- the thrS gene encoding threonine--tRNA ligase, producing the protein MSQITVVLPDGSELELEEGATVEDAAFEIGPGLGRDTVAGVVDGDLVDKASQLHDGAKLEIVTPSSDEYLDVLRHSAAHVFAQALQRLYPDARLTIGPWTDDGFYYDIYGVELEEEDLEEIEDEAYDIIDEDLAIERFERSREEAFEVYEDNEFKREILDDEAADEESISFYEQGEFEDLCKGPHVESTGEIGGFALLSISGAYWRGDEDNEMLTRVYGTAFESEDELEEFIQRRQEAEERDHRKIGREMDLFSIPDHSPGCAHYHPNGMTIRRELEDYIRSKNDELGYDEVWTPELNKAELWKPTGHYDTFKEAGEMFAWEQDDTEYGLKPMNCANHAHIFDDHQYSYRDLPVRFSEFGTCYRNEQSGELSGLLRVRGFTQDDGHAFIRKDQIRSEILSVLDVIDDIYGHFELDVQYKLETKGDDAVGSDEIWEQATGALKDALSSEGLDYDVEEGEAAFYGPKIGINAVDAIGREWTIGTVQLDFNIPERLDLTYVGEDNDEHRPVMVHRALLGTFERFMGIIIEHFKGNFPTWLAPEQVRILPVSDDNIGYAKQLQNRYLGDFRVEIEDRSWTVGKKIQQAHDDNVPYMLVVGDNEEEAGTISVRDRQERERDDVSVEAFRDHLEEEVESKTVRPTFLE; encoded by the coding sequence ATGAGCCAGATTACGGTCGTTCTTCCCGACGGTTCCGAACTCGAACTCGAGGAAGGGGCCACGGTCGAGGACGCGGCGTTCGAAATCGGTCCCGGACTCGGCCGAGATACCGTCGCCGGAGTCGTGGACGGCGACCTCGTAGACAAAGCGAGCCAACTCCACGACGGCGCGAAACTGGAAATCGTCACGCCCTCCAGCGACGAGTATCTCGACGTGCTTCGCCACTCGGCGGCCCACGTCTTCGCCCAAGCCCTCCAGCGACTCTACCCCGACGCCCGACTCACCATCGGCCCGTGGACCGACGACGGGTTCTACTACGACATCTACGGCGTCGAACTCGAAGAGGAGGACCTCGAAGAAATCGAGGACGAGGCCTACGACATCATCGACGAGGACCTCGCCATCGAGCGGTTCGAGCGCTCGCGCGAGGAAGCGTTCGAGGTGTACGAGGACAACGAGTTCAAGCGCGAGATTCTGGACGACGAGGCCGCCGACGAGGAGTCCATTTCCTTCTACGAACAGGGCGAGTTCGAGGACCTCTGTAAGGGTCCGCACGTCGAATCCACCGGCGAAATCGGCGGGTTCGCCCTGCTGTCCATCTCGGGGGCGTACTGGCGCGGCGACGAGGACAACGAGATGCTGACCCGCGTCTACGGCACCGCCTTCGAGAGCGAGGACGAACTGGAGGAGTTCATCCAGCGCCGACAGGAGGCCGAGGAGCGCGACCACCGGAAAATCGGCCGAGAGATGGACCTCTTCTCCATTCCCGACCACTCGCCGGGGTGCGCTCACTACCACCCCAACGGGATGACCATCCGACGCGAGTTGGAGGACTACATCCGGTCGAAGAACGACGAGTTGGGCTACGACGAGGTGTGGACGCCCGAACTCAACAAGGCCGAACTCTGGAAGCCCACGGGCCACTACGACACTTTCAAGGAGGCGGGCGAGATGTTCGCGTGGGAACAGGACGACACCGAGTACGGCCTGAAGCCGATGAACTGCGCGAACCACGCTCACATCTTCGACGACCACCAGTACTCGTATCGGGACCTTCCGGTCCGGTTCTCCGAGTTCGGCACCTGCTACCGCAACGAGCAGTCGGGCGAACTCTCGGGTCTGCTCCGGGTCCGCGGGTTCACGCAGGACGACGGTCACGCATTCATCCGGAAGGACCAGATTCGGAGCGAGATTCTGTCGGTCCTCGACGTAATCGACGACATCTACGGCCACTTCGAACTCGACGTGCAGTACAAGTTGGAGACGAAGGGCGACGACGCCGTGGGGAGCGACGAGATTTGGGAGCAGGCGACCGGCGCGCTGAAAGACGCCCTCTCTTCGGAAGGTCTCGACTACGACGTAGAAGAGGGCGAAGCCGCCTTCTACGGCCCGAAAATTGGCATCAACGCCGTGGACGCCATCGGTCGGGAGTGGACCATCGGCACGGTCCAACTCGACTTCAACATCCCCGAGCGTCTGGACCTGACCTACGTCGGCGAGGACAACGACGAACACCGGCCGGTGATGGTCCACCGCGCGCTCTTGGGGACGTTCGAGCGGTTCATGGGCATCATCATCGAACACTTCAAAGGCAACTTCCCGACGTGGCTCGCGCCCGAACAGGTCCGCATCCTGCCGGTCAGCGACGACAACATCGGCTACGCCAAACAGCTTCAGAACCGGTATCTCGGCGACTTCCGGGTCGAAATCGAGGACCGGTCGTGGACGGTCGGCAAGAAGATTCAGCAGGCCCACGACGACAACGTGCCCTACATGCTTGTCGTCGGCGACAACGAGGAGGAGGCCGGGACCATCTCGGTGCGTGACCGCCAAGAGCGCGAACGCGACGACGTGAGCGTCGAGGCGTTCCGCGACCACCTCGAAGAAGAGGTCGAGAGCAAGACGGTCCGGCCGACGTTCCTCGAATAG
- a CDS encoding response regulator yields MAPSLLIVDDSDFQRTMVRQAVEEKFNVVGEAANGREAVEQYERHVPDAITMDIMMPEMDGVAATDEIKSRENPPTIVMVTSVDQDSKMKEAVKAGADGYVTKPFEPEDVLSELAAVL; encoded by the coding sequence ATGGCTCCAAGTCTGTTGATAGTGGACGACAGCGACTTCCAGCGAACGATGGTTCGACAGGCGGTCGAAGAGAAGTTCAACGTGGTCGGCGAGGCCGCGAACGGCCGGGAAGCGGTCGAGCAGTACGAGCGACACGTTCCCGACGCGATTACGATGGACATCATGATGCCGGAGATGGACGGCGTGGCGGCGACGGACGAAATCAAGTCCCGCGAGAACCCGCCGACCATCGTGATGGTGACGAGCGTGGACCAAGACAGCAAGATGAAGGAGGCGGTCAAAGCCGGTGCCGACGGCTACGTGACCAAGCCCTTCGAACCCGAGGACGTGCTGTCGGAACTCGCGGCGGTTCTCTGA
- the gcvPB gene encoding aminomethyl-transferring glycine dehydrogenase subunit GcvPB, whose product MNYDQARWTDGAAKGGEDAEGQYEPLLSEKNSEEVEVESPLPDELTRDSLELPALEEPELARHYTRLSQMNYGVESGPYPLGSCTMKYNPKFTEDVAALPSAAVHPDRSERSVQGSLALMHGLQDYLARIGGMDAVSLQPPAGAAGEFTGILVAKAFHEQNREGDRRDEIIVPDSAHGTNFASAALAGYEVVELPSGDDGRVDLEALEAAASDRTALFMLTNPNTLGLFERDIEDIAEIVHDAGGLLYYDGANLNALLGQARPGDMGFDIMHYNVHKTFATPHGGGGPGAGPVGVTDRLAEFLPAPRVREAEEGGGYELFDPENTFGKVHGFHGNWLVLVKAYAYIARLGDEGLTDASAKAVLNANYLASQIDYEVPFEPFHHEFVASAGDQDAADVAKRMLDYGVHPPTTKWPEIVPEALMTEPTEIEGKDTLDQLAEAFDAVATEDDETLANAPNRTTARRIDQTSAARNLRLSWQALGDDE is encoded by the coding sequence ATGAACTACGACCAAGCGCGATGGACCGACGGCGCGGCGAAGGGCGGCGAAGACGCCGAGGGGCAGTACGAACCGCTCCTCTCGGAGAAGAACAGCGAGGAGGTCGAAGTCGAGTCGCCGCTCCCCGACGAGTTGACCCGCGACAGCCTCGAACTCCCCGCGCTGGAGGAACCCGAACTCGCGCGCCACTACACGCGGCTGAGCCAGATGAACTACGGCGTCGAGTCCGGACCCTATCCCCTCGGTAGCTGTACGATGAAGTACAACCCCAAGTTCACCGAGGACGTGGCCGCGCTTCCGAGCGCGGCGGTCCACCCCGACCGCTCCGAGCGGAGCGTGCAGGGGAGCCTCGCGCTCATGCACGGGCTACAGGACTACCTCGCGCGAATCGGCGGGATGGACGCCGTGAGCCTCCAACCGCCAGCTGGCGCGGCGGGCGAGTTCACCGGCATCCTCGTCGCCAAGGCGTTCCACGAGCAGAACCGTGAGGGCGACCGGCGCGACGAGATTATCGTGCCCGACAGCGCCCACGGCACCAACTTCGCCAGCGCCGCCCTCGCGGGCTACGAAGTCGTGGAACTCCCCTCGGGCGACGACGGCCGCGTGGACTTGGAGGCGCTAGAAGCGGCCGCGAGCGACCGGACCGCGCTGTTCATGCTCACGAACCCGAACACGCTCGGCCTGTTCGAGCGCGACATAGAGGACATCGCCGAAATCGTCCACGACGCGGGCGGTCTGCTCTACTACGACGGCGCGAACCTCAACGCACTGCTCGGACAGGCCCGGCCGGGCGACATGGGCTTCGACATCATGCACTACAACGTCCACAAGACGTTCGCCACGCCCCACGGCGGCGGCGGTCCCGGTGCCGGTCCAGTCGGCGTCACCGACCGCCTCGCGGAGTTCCTGCCCGCCCCGCGGGTCCGGGAGGCCGAGGAGGGCGGCGGCTACGAACTGTTCGACCCCGAGAACACCTTCGGGAAGGTCCACGGATTCCACGGCAACTGGCTCGTCCTCGTGAAGGCCTACGCCTACATCGCGCGCCTCGGCGACGAGGGCCTGACCGACGCCTCGGCGAAGGCGGTGCTGAACGCCAACTACCTCGCCAGCCAAATCGACTACGAGGTGCCCTTCGAACCGTTCCACCACGAGTTCGTCGCCAGCGCGGGCGACCAAGACGCCGCCGATGTCGCAAAGCGCATGTTGGACTACGGCGTCCACCCGCCGACGACCAAGTGGCCCGAAATCGTCCCGGAGGCGCTGATGACCGAACCCACCGAAATCGAGGGCAAGGACACGCTGGACCAACTCGCAGAGGCGTTCGACGCCGTGGCTACCGAGGACGACGAGACGCTGGCGAACGCGCCCAACCGGACGACGGCCCGGCGCATCGACCAGACCAGCGCGGCCCGGAACCTGCGCCTCTCGTGGCAGGCGCTCGGCGACGACGAGTAG